Proteins found in one Acidobacteriota bacterium genomic segment:
- a CDS encoding TIM barrel protein yields MTTPLRVANAPCSWGVLEFEGQGDALPYTQVLDEMAAAGYEGTEFGDWGFLPTDPVALSDAVAARGLTLLAAFVPVAFADVAAHAPGRAKALRVARLLAAAAGTTPFIVLADDNGTVPARTTRAGRITEADGLSTGGWATFTRGVELVAGAVADDTGLRTVFHPHCAGYVEAPWEVDRLLDATDPARVGLCYDTGHLVFGGADPLAVLARHGDRVWHVHFKDCHPQVAAQSRGEGWDYFAAVRHGVFCELGRGAVDFAAVVAALERNGYEGWVVVEQDVLPGLGTPAQSASRNRDFLRSLGL; encoded by the coding sequence ATGACGACGCCCCTCCGTGTCGCCAACGCCCCCTGTTCATGGGGGGTGCTCGAATTCGAAGGGCAGGGCGACGCGCTGCCCTACACGCAGGTCCTCGACGAGATGGCGGCTGCCGGCTACGAGGGCACCGAGTTCGGCGACTGGGGCTTCCTGCCGACCGACCCGGTGGCCCTCAGCGACGCGGTGGCCGCCAGGGGCCTGACGCTGCTCGCCGCGTTCGTGCCGGTCGCCTTCGCCGACGTGGCGGCGCACGCGCCCGGCCGCGCGAAGGCCCTGAGAGTGGCCCGCCTGCTCGCGGCGGCGGCCGGGACCACCCCGTTCATCGTCCTCGCCGACGACAACGGTACCGTGCCGGCGCGCACGACCCGCGCGGGGCGGATCACCGAGGCCGACGGGCTGTCGACTGGCGGCTGGGCCACCTTCACGCGAGGCGTCGAACTCGTCGCCGGGGCCGTCGCCGACGACACGGGACTCCGCACCGTGTTCCACCCGCACTGCGCCGGCTACGTCGAGGCTCCGTGGGAAGTCGATCGGCTGCTCGACGCGACCGACCCCGCACGCGTTGGACTCTGTTACGACACCGGCCACCTCGTGTTCGGTGGAGCCGATCCGCTGGCGGTCCTCGCCCGCCACGGCGACCGCGTCTGGCACGTGCACTTCAAGGATTGCCACCCGCAGGTCGCGGCGCAGAGCCGTGGCGAAGGCTGGGACTACTTCGCTGCGGTCCGGCACGGCGTGTTCTGCGAGCTCGGACGCGGAGCGGTCGACTTCGCGGCGGTCGTCGCCGCGCTCGAGCGCAACGGCTACGAGGGCTGGGTCGTCGTCGAGCAGGACGTGTTGCCGGGCCTGGGCACGCCGGCCCAGAGCGCCTCGCGTAACCGCGACTTCCTGCGTTCGCTGGGTCTCTGA
- a CDS encoding M28 family peptidase, whose product MRHLISGTHKRRLVLTVAAFAVCLPLQPRAAEPTEDRERALTVIEPRLVKGHVQFLSHDLLEGRDTGERGYEIAREYVASQFVRMGAQPMADGTHLQPFEVLVGGEDRGSRLSVGSVTVEPPDASFMPDWTAREPVISGDGVYVGQGLVAEGRDDYGGVDVRGKVVFLIPGVPPDWVEHPTRSLLGRTKIKVALDRGAAAVVMLQPGATTPPGPPRPMALADGSTPSPRAAVTVGGEATARLLASWQLDPAQAETLAVRGAPAKPVGAVAISRARNISRTWSWNVVGIVPGTDPRLRDEAVVFTAHLDHVGVGDPDEDGDRIYNGTHDNALGTGKMLAAAEAMVRAPARRTTIFLAVGAEERGLLGSWYYVKHPVIPIERTVAALNHDGGLEGEAADDFYAFGLEFTTLDGPLDRAAAAAGMTLSRDYRPPFSPSQALMFRSDQYSFLVAGVPAVYLMDGFTVGGDPNRGRDQWDYYLKNVNHKQRDNFDPAWTFESPARMAAMSVRAAWLLGDADDPPAIKPNDWFPTTRGVPARPQPAAAVTR is encoded by the coding sequence ATGCGACACCTGATTTCCGGCACCCACAAGCGCCGACTCGTGCTCACGGTGGCGGCGTTCGCCGTCTGTCTGCCCCTGCAGCCGAGGGCCGCCGAGCCGACAGAGGACCGCGAGCGGGCGCTGACGGTGATCGAACCGCGCCTCGTCAAGGGGCACGTCCAGTTCCTTTCCCACGATCTGCTCGAAGGGCGCGACACCGGCGAGCGCGGCTACGAGATCGCGCGCGAGTACGTGGCCAGCCAGTTCGTCAGGATGGGCGCGCAGCCGATGGCGGATGGCACGCATCTCCAGCCCTTCGAGGTGCTCGTCGGCGGAGAGGACCGGGGCAGCCGACTCAGCGTGGGCTCGGTCACCGTCGAACCGCCCGACGCGTCGTTCATGCCCGACTGGACGGCCCGCGAGCCCGTCATCAGCGGCGACGGCGTGTACGTCGGCCAGGGACTCGTCGCCGAGGGTCGCGACGACTACGGCGGCGTCGACGTGCGCGGCAAGGTGGTGTTCCTGATCCCCGGGGTCCCGCCCGACTGGGTCGAGCACCCGACGCGCAGCCTCCTTGGACGCACGAAGATCAAGGTGGCGCTCGATCGCGGCGCGGCGGCCGTGGTCATGCTGCAGCCGGGCGCCACGACGCCCCCCGGCCCACCGCGGCCGATGGCGCTCGCCGACGGGTCGACGCCGTCGCCGCGCGCGGCCGTCACCGTGGGCGGTGAGGCGACGGCTCGGCTCCTGGCCTCGTGGCAGCTCGACCCGGCGCAGGCCGAAACCCTGGCCGTGCGGGGAGCGCCCGCGAAGCCCGTCGGCGCCGTGGCCATCTCGCGGGCCCGGAACATCTCGCGCACCTGGAGCTGGAACGTGGTCGGCATCGTGCCGGGCACCGACCCGCGCCTGCGTGACGAGGCCGTGGTCTTCACGGCCCACCTCGACCACGTCGGCGTCGGCGACCCGGACGAGGACGGCGACCGAATCTACAACGGGACGCACGACAACGCGCTCGGCACGGGCAAGATGCTCGCAGCGGCCGAAGCCATGGTCCGCGCCCCGGCAAGGCGTACGACGATCTTCCTGGCGGTCGGGGCAGAGGAGCGTGGGCTGCTGGGGTCCTGGTACTACGTCAAGCACCCGGTGATTCCGATCGAGCGCACCGTCGCGGCGCTCAACCACGACGGGGGGCTCGAGGGAGAGGCGGCCGACGATTTCTATGCGTTCGGCCTCGAGTTCACGACGCTCGACGGCCCACTGGATCGCGCGGCCGCCGCGGCCGGCATGACGTTGAGCCGCGACTACCGTCCGCCGTTCTCCCCCTCGCAGGCGCTGATGTTCCGCTCGGATCAGTACTCGTTCCTCGTGGCGGGCGTGCCGGCCGTCTACCTGATGGATGGCTTCACGGTGGGCGGCGATCCGAATCGCGGACGCGATCAGTGGGACTACTACCTGAAGAACGTCAACCACAAGCAGCGCGACAACTTCGATCCGGCGTGGACGTTCGAGTCGCCGGCCCGGATGGCGGCGATGTCGGTGAGGGCGGCCTGGCTGCTGGGCGACGCCGACGATCCGCCAGCCATCAAGCCGAACGACTGGTTCCCCACGACGCGTGGCGTGCCGGCGAGGCCCCAGCCAGCCGCCGCCGTGACGCGCTGA
- a CDS encoding TonB-dependent receptor: MFKKVFSLVVAAWLIGGASAAAQMRLAELSGTITDESGAVLPGVTVTATHVGTQTVRTAFTQESGAYLLAGLQVGVYEIRVELSGFQPVVYTNYRMGIGESLRLDVKLGVATLQETVTVTGEVPLVDTSRSTLSGKIDQTQVEELPVNGRNWLNFAALAPGVKGDVGQGPQAGVGAGRIGTKVFVDGASTQTFSTVGTQTEVSKDVIGEFEVLTNRFDAQLGHAGSAIINAVTRAGTDRYEASAFYYFRDKSLNAKDFFTGRREPYRNTQFGGTGGGPIVRGKVQFFSSYERQAEPTTKSANTGFSSLDQPVNADDVKNLGFVRGDYSLTQNHRLSARMNYYDRNQPFLNTGGAIVPSASTNFNIKTFRWNGGLNSVFGSRFVNQIQFNYTDSEQFFSRTECGFAPATGDCPTHTFPAVRIGPQPNVGFELHNWFMMRSDATYFFEKRGTHNLKFGGEITTGHVIIFFPNATNGVFFYNSNPPNLATCCSGANQAQWDKSQFPIPARYNVGLGDFQTKAPNDIYGFYLQDDWKIAPRLTLNLGLRYDLEVGSLAHDQTGLAVSPAKNDTDNFQPRIGATYDVFGNGRTAVRGGFGKYYDQVYLNLTYNQRLQNSGRNVNVTVFNTNNDPNFARDPLQGRGFEELKDLGGLRNVSRIQAGAEQPHTWTSSIGVAQQVGDTLAIAADYVYQKSSAMLVNIDSNLACCLANGYPIPINSGNYPELGGFVQGVGRPDRNFGSITDYTFQGKAAYHGLQVAVTRRMANNYQYGLTYLLSKNEDTSTTPLNPFDPLADYGRSSQDQRHRLTANWVVRLPWAFNFNGILYAASGQAIGATTGGIDINGDLSSGGDRPTCGLDPRFNPGCTALGLATGERVPRNPLRSDASVRFDVRVSRTFTFAQVRMEPLFEVFNLFNRENYDPGAYQTSLANARFGQPGRSSALPFQPRQIQVGARVWF; this comes from the coding sequence ATGTTCAAGAAAGTGTTCTCACTGGTCGTCGCCGCCTGGCTGATAGGCGGCGCGTCGGCGGCGGCGCAGATGCGACTGGCTGAGCTGTCGGGCACGATCACCGACGAGTCGGGCGCGGTTCTGCCCGGCGTCACGGTGACGGCGACCCACGTCGGGACTCAGACGGTCCGGACGGCGTTCACCCAGGAGTCCGGTGCGTACCTGCTGGCCGGTCTCCAGGTGGGCGTCTACGAGATCCGGGTCGAGCTGTCCGGGTTCCAGCCCGTGGTCTACACGAACTACCGGATGGGCATCGGCGAGAGCCTGCGCCTGGACGTCAAGCTCGGTGTGGCGACGCTCCAGGAGACCGTCACGGTGACGGGCGAGGTTCCCCTCGTCGACACGTCGCGGTCGACGCTCTCCGGCAAGATCGACCAGACCCAGGTCGAGGAGCTTCCGGTGAACGGGCGGAACTGGCTGAACTTCGCGGCGCTCGCCCCTGGCGTGAAGGGTGACGTCGGCCAAGGGCCGCAGGCGGGCGTCGGCGCCGGCCGTATCGGCACGAAGGTGTTCGTCGACGGGGCGAGCACGCAGACGTTCTCGACGGTTGGCACGCAGACTGAGGTGTCGAAGGACGTCATCGGCGAGTTCGAGGTGCTCACGAACCGTTTCGACGCGCAGCTCGGGCACGCCGGCTCGGCGATCATCAACGCGGTCACCCGAGCGGGCACCGATCGCTACGAGGCGAGCGCCTTCTACTACTTCCGCGACAAGTCGCTCAACGCGAAGGACTTCTTCACCGGGCGGCGCGAGCCGTACCGGAACACGCAGTTTGGCGGCACCGGGGGCGGCCCGATCGTCCGCGGCAAGGTGCAGTTCTTCTCGAGTTACGAGCGCCAGGCCGAGCCGACGACGAAGTCGGCCAACACGGGTTTCTCGAGCCTCGACCAGCCTGTGAACGCCGACGACGTGAAGAACCTCGGCTTCGTGCGGGGCGACTACAGCCTGACGCAGAATCACCGGCTGAGCGCCCGCATGAATTACTACGATCGCAACCAGCCCTTCCTCAACACGGGCGGCGCGATCGTGCCGTCGGCGTCGACGAACTTCAACATCAAGACGTTCCGCTGGAACGGCGGGCTGAACTCGGTGTTCGGCAGCCGGTTCGTCAACCAGATCCAGTTCAACTACACCGACAGCGAGCAGTTCTTCAGCCGCACCGAGTGCGGCTTCGCGCCGGCCACCGGCGACTGCCCGACGCACACGTTTCCGGCGGTGCGGATCGGCCCGCAGCCCAACGTGGGGTTCGAGCTCCACAACTGGTTCATGATGCGGAGCGACGCCACCTATTTCTTCGAGAAGCGCGGCACGCACAACCTGAAGTTCGGCGGTGAGATCACGACGGGCCACGTGATCATCTTCTTCCCGAACGCGACCAACGGCGTGTTCTTCTACAACTCGAACCCGCCGAACCTCGCGACGTGCTGCAGCGGCGCGAACCAGGCGCAGTGGGACAAGTCGCAGTTCCCGATTCCCGCGCGCTACAACGTCGGTCTCGGCGACTTCCAGACCAAGGCGCCGAACGACATCTACGGGTTCTACCTCCAGGACGACTGGAAGATCGCGCCGCGGCTGACCCTGAACCTGGGCCTGCGGTACGACCTCGAAGTGGGGTCGCTGGCGCACGATCAGACGGGGCTCGCCGTGTCTCCGGCGAAGAACGACACCGACAACTTCCAGCCGCGCATCGGCGCGACGTACGACGTGTTCGGCAACGGCCGCACCGCCGTGCGTGGCGGCTTCGGCAAGTACTACGACCAGGTCTACCTGAACCTCACCTACAACCAGCGCCTGCAGAACAGCGGGCGCAACGTCAACGTGACGGTCTTCAACACGAACAACGACCCGAACTTCGCGCGCGATCCGCTGCAGGGCCGAGGCTTCGAGGAACTGAAGGACCTCGGCGGCCTGCGCAACGTCTCGCGCATCCAGGCCGGGGCCGAGCAACCGCACACGTGGACCTCGTCGATCGGAGTCGCCCAGCAGGTCGGCGACACGCTCGCGATCGCAGCCGACTACGTCTACCAGAAGTCGAGCGCGATGCTGGTCAACATCGACAGCAACCTGGCGTGCTGCCTCGCAAACGGCTATCCGATTCCGATCAACAGCGGCAACTACCCCGAGCTCGGCGGATTCGTGCAGGGCGTCGGGCGGCCCGACCGGAACTTCGGGTCGATCACCGACTACACGTTCCAGGGCAAGGCGGCCTACCACGGGCTGCAGGTGGCCGTGACGCGCCGCATGGCGAACAACTACCAGTACGGCCTGACCTACCTGCTCTCGAAGAACGAGGACACGTCGACGACGCCGCTCAACCCGTTCGACCCGCTGGCCGATTACGGGCGCTCGTCGCAGGACCAGCGCCACCGCCTGACCGCCAACTGGGTCGTGCGACTGCCGTGGGCGTTCAACTTCAACGGCATCCTGTACGCGGCGTCGGGCCAGGCAATCGGCGCCACGACGGGCGGCATCGACATCAACGGCGACCTCAGCTCGGGTGGCGACCGGCCGACCTGTGGCCTCGACCCGCGCTTCAACCCCGGCTGCACCGCGCTCGGCCTGGCCACTGGCGAACGCGTGCCGCGCAACCCGCTCCGCTCCGACGCCTCAGTGCGCTTCGACGTGCGCGTCTCGCGTACGTTCACCTTCGCCCAGGTGCGGATGGAGCCCCTCTTCGAGGTCTTCAACCTGTTCAACCGCGAGAACTACGACCCGGGCGCGTACCAGACGAGCCTGGCCAACGCGCGCTTCGGACAGCCCGGCCGGTCGTCCGCGCTGCCCTTCCAGCCGCGGCAGATTCAGGTCGGCGCGCGCGTGTGGTTCTGA
- a CDS encoding M24 family metallopeptidase, producing the protein MLPSRRLLAIVVLVFTVWVPAADVWGDPPPPLLPLSEQLRIREQWLFTRHQMLLDMMRRHKIDMWIVVNEEFHDDPLTQFIAPPRPYAGGRDYFVFIDAGEKGLRAVAITGFAEERLRQYFESPIEPRPASEVLPELYKEHQPQRIGLNIHGRRGVQRGLTWDTYNLISGFLGPEATSRFVGAADMIEEYLDTRIPEEHAHYTHATHVTADIVRRALSNEAITPGKTTVGDVRNFLYDQIWKWGVRTWFQPDLRVQKRGVPNKMSRGFLHVADESVVLERGDVIVIDFGITYMGFDTDWQKKGYILREGETDAPPGLKQAMRNTNILQDTMMGIARPNMSAGEVYTRTMEKMEAQGINAQIYSHPVGNHGHGLGTSIDFRAARRGDQAAAARTLRPNSWISIELNTLTPVPEWNGQEVFIMMEDVAYLTDEGYKFFRPRQDEFFLIK; encoded by the coding sequence ATGCTGCCGTCCCGTCGCCTGCTCGCCATCGTCGTTCTCGTGTTCACCGTGTGGGTCCCGGCGGCGGACGTGTGGGGCGATCCCCCGCCTCCCCTGCTGCCGTTGAGCGAGCAACTGCGCATCCGCGAGCAATGGCTGTTCACGCGGCACCAGATGCTGCTCGACATGATGCGGCGCCACAAGATCGACATGTGGATCGTCGTCAACGAGGAGTTCCACGACGACCCGCTGACGCAGTTCATCGCGCCGCCGCGTCCTTACGCCGGCGGTCGCGACTACTTCGTCTTCATCGATGCCGGCGAGAAGGGCCTGCGCGCCGTGGCCATCACGGGCTTTGCCGAGGAGCGTCTGCGGCAGTACTTCGAGTCGCCGATCGAGCCGCGGCCGGCCAGCGAGGTGCTGCCGGAACTCTACAAGGAGCATCAACCGCAGCGCATCGGGCTCAACATCCACGGCCGACGCGGTGTGCAGCGGGGATTGACCTGGGACACCTACAACCTGATCAGCGGGTTCCTGGGCCCGGAAGCGACGTCACGCTTCGTCGGCGCGGCCGACATGATCGAGGAGTACCTCGACACGCGCATTCCCGAGGAGCACGCGCACTATACGCACGCGACGCACGTGACCGCGGACATCGTGCGACGGGCCCTGTCGAACGAGGCCATCACGCCCGGCAAGACCACGGTGGGCGACGTCCGGAACTTCCTGTACGACCAGATCTGGAAGTGGGGCGTGCGAACGTGGTTCCAGCCCGACCTGCGGGTGCAGAAGCGCGGCGTGCCGAACAAGATGTCGCGGGGGTTCCTGCACGTCGCCGACGAGTCGGTCGTGCTCGAGCGCGGCGACGTGATCGTGATCGACTTCGGCATCACGTACATGGGCTTCGACACCGACTGGCAGAAGAAGGGCTACATCCTCCGCGAGGGCGAGACCGACGCGCCGCCCGGGCTCAAGCAGGCGATGCGGAACACGAACATCCTGCAGGACACGATGATGGGGATCGCGCGGCCGAACATGAGCGCGGGTGAGGTCTACACCCGCACGATGGAGAAGATGGAGGCGCAGGGCATCAACGCGCAGATCTACTCTCACCCGGTGGGCAACCACGGGCACGGTCTCGGCACGAGCATCGACTTCCGTGCCGCGCGGCGGGGCGACCAGGCGGCAGCCGCCCGGACCCTGCGACCCAACTCGTGGATCTCGATCGAGCTGAACACCCTCACCCCCGTGCCGGAGTGGAACGGCCAGGAGGTGTTCATCATGATGGAGGACGTCGCGTACCTGACCGACGAGGGCTACAAGTTCTTCCGCCCTCGGCAGGACGAGTTCTTCCTGATCAAGTAG
- a CDS encoding nucleotidyltransferase family protein, whose translation MVPRKAFLLAGGLGQRLRPLTDAMPKCLVPIDGTPLLGIWLDRLAEAGVTSVLVNVSRFPEQVEAFVSARVGSPSVHVVREAAPLGSAGTVLTNADWIGGDASFWVIYADNLSTVDLRAMAAFHASHDDVLTLGLFHAPQPRAAGIVTLDRTGVVTSFEEKPQHPRSDLAFAGLMIARSPLLAALPRRPGLLDFGHHVLPGLIGRMRGHEIREFLLDVGTPEALDRANAVWASQRRDRHP comes from the coding sequence GTGGTCCCACGGAAGGCGTTCCTGCTCGCAGGCGGGCTCGGACAGCGGCTGCGGCCCCTCACCGATGCCATGCCGAAGTGTCTGGTGCCCATCGACGGCACGCCGCTGCTGGGCATCTGGCTGGATCGGCTGGCCGAGGCTGGAGTGACCTCGGTGCTGGTCAACGTGTCGAGGTTTCCAGAGCAGGTTGAGGCGTTCGTCTCGGCCCGCGTCGGCAGCCCCTCGGTTCATGTCGTCCGGGAGGCAGCACCGCTCGGCTCGGCCGGCACGGTCCTCACCAATGCCGACTGGATCGGCGGCGACGCCTCGTTCTGGGTCATCTACGCCGACAACCTTTCGACCGTCGACCTCCGCGCGATGGCCGCCTTCCACGCATCGCACGACGACGTGCTGACGCTCGGGCTCTTCCACGCGCCTCAGCCCCGGGCTGCGGGCATCGTCACGCTCGACCGGACCGGCGTCGTGACGAGCTTCGAAGAGAAGCCGCAGCACCCGCGTTCCGACCTCGCCTTTGCCGGGCTCATGATTGCCCGGAGCCCGCTGCTCGCCGCCCTGCCGCGCCGCCCGGGGTTGCTCGACTTCGGCCACCACGTCCTGCCGGGGTTGATCGGACGGATGCGGGGGCATGAGATTCGCGAGTTCCTGCTCGACGTCGGCACGCCGGAGGCCCTCGACCGGGCCAATGCCGTGTGGGCCTCCCAGCGGCGAGACCGCCACCCGTGA
- a CDS encoding nitroreductase family protein, which translates to MPPTPPAFVRPHLPAYSADETRARAHAFGDDLARRRTIREFSDRPVARDVIEACLRAAASAPSGANRQPWHFVVVTQPEVKRRIRKAAEAEERAFYSGRAPDDWLDALAPLGTNADKPFLEIAPYLIVVFAEAYGLRPDGTKVKHYYVQESVGIATGFLIVALHHAGLATLTHTPSPMTFLSEVLGRPANERAFLILVTGYAADEAMVPAIDRKPLDEVVDFI; encoded by the coding sequence ATGCCGCCAACACCGCCTGCCTTCGTGCGTCCACACCTGCCCGCGTACTCCGCCGACGAAACGCGCGCGCGGGCACACGCCTTCGGCGACGACCTCGCGCGCCGGCGGACGATTCGAGAGTTCTCCGATCGACCGGTGGCACGCGACGTGATCGAGGCATGTCTGCGGGCCGCCGCCTCGGCACCAAGCGGCGCCAACCGCCAGCCCTGGCACTTCGTCGTCGTCACCCAGCCAGAGGTGAAGCGGCGGATCCGGAAGGCAGCGGAGGCCGAGGAACGGGCGTTCTATTCCGGCCGCGCTCCCGACGACTGGCTCGACGCGCTCGCGCCGCTCGGCACCAACGCGGACAAGCCCTTCCTCGAGATCGCGCCCTACCTGATCGTCGTGTTCGCCGAGGCCTACGGGCTGCGACCCGACGGGACGAAGGTCAAGCACTACTATGTCCAGGAATCGGTCGGGATTGCCACGGGCTTCCTGATCGTCGCGCTGCACCACGCCGGCCTCGCGACGCTGACCCATACCCCGAGCCCGATGACGTTCCTGTCGGAGGTGCTGGGACGGCCCGCCAACGAGCGGGCCTTCCTGATCCTCGTCACCGGGTACGCCGCCGACGAGGCGATGGTGCCGGCCATCGACCGCAAGCCACTCGACGAGGTCGTCGACTTCATCTGA
- a CDS encoding peptidase M14 has product MPRRRTRPYGPLLLCALLWTASAGVATRTPVVAPPTAVEPAALAAWWDAERLDLPAPPLVTHDLLVAHLDRLRERAPDVFSFEQIGESVEGRSLHHVAFGRGPFRVLMWSQMHGDEPTATSALLDVFEYVHRRREDPVVVRLLDRLTVHVVPMLNPDGAERFERRNAQGIDMNRDALLLQTPEGRALKQLRDRFDPRVGFNLHNQNWRTSVGRPPQPAAMSLLAVAFDEARSENEGRILAKKVCAVIRDTLEPMAPGRLGRYDDEFEVRAFGDNVTLWGTSVVLIETGPWPGPEPDRALVRLNFVGLLTALDALASGRVHDADPARYESLPINESRLFHTLITNARIATGTGVPAFTGDIGIVATRVVRREDGRRELGWAARIEDLGDLRVFGALESIDATGLTAAPLFDPGARVGDRLALPDWSGSRNEPRLAPGQPAAVLLLRPEEPGWFRVERIVRVE; this is encoded by the coding sequence ATGCCGAGACGCAGGACACGCCCCTACGGACCGCTGCTGCTGTGCGCGCTGCTCTGGACCGCCTCGGCCGGAGTTGCGACGAGGACGCCAGTGGTCGCACCGCCCACGGCCGTCGAGCCGGCGGCCCTGGCGGCCTGGTGGGACGCGGAACGCCTCGATCTGCCGGCGCCGCCGCTCGTGACGCACGACCTCCTCGTCGCGCACCTCGACCGCCTGCGGGAGCGTGCGCCCGACGTCTTCTCGTTCGAGCAGATCGGGGAGTCGGTCGAGGGGCGGAGCCTTCACCACGTCGCGTTCGGTCGGGGTCCGTTCCGCGTGTTGATGTGGTCGCAGATGCACGGGGACGAGCCGACGGCCACATCAGCGCTGCTCGACGTGTTCGAGTACGTGCACCGTCGTCGTGAGGACCCGGTGGTCGTCCGCCTGCTCGACCGCCTGACCGTCCACGTGGTGCCGATGCTGAACCCGGACGGCGCCGAGCGTTTCGAGCGGCGCAACGCGCAGGGCATCGACATGAACCGGGACGCGCTGCTCCTGCAGACGCCGGAGGGCCGGGCCCTGAAGCAGCTGCGCGATCGCTTCGACCCCCGGGTGGGCTTCAACCTGCACAACCAGAACTGGCGGACCTCGGTCGGACGACCACCCCAGCCTGCGGCGATGTCGTTGCTGGCCGTCGCGTTCGACGAAGCGCGCAGCGAGAACGAGGGTCGCATCCTGGCGAAGAAGGTCTGCGCGGTCATCCGTGACACCCTCGAACCGATGGCGCCGGGCCGGTTGGGGCGCTACGACGACGAGTTCGAGGTACGGGCGTTTGGCGACAACGTGACGCTGTGGGGTACGAGCGTGGTCCTGATCGAAACCGGCCCCTGGCCGGGCCCGGAGCCCGACCGGGCCCTGGTGCGGCTCAACTTCGTCGGGCTGCTCACCGCCCTCGACGCGCTGGCCAGCGGCCGCGTGCACGACGCCGACCCGGCACGATACGAGTCGCTTCCGATCAACGAATCGCGACTGTTCCACACGCTGATCACGAACGCGAGGATCGCCACCGGCACGGGCGTGCCAGCCTTCACGGGAGACATCGGGATCGTGGCCACGCGTGTCGTCCGGCGCGAGGACGGCCGTCGCGAGCTCGGATGGGCCGCGCGGATCGAAGACCTCGGCGATCTGCGCGTGTTCGGCGCCCTCGAGAGCATCGACGCCACCGGTCTCACCGCCGCGCCGCTGTTCGATCCGGGCGCGCGCGTGGGCGACCGCCTTGCGCTTCCCGACTGGTCGGGGTCCCGGAACGAGCCGCGCCTCGCGCCGGGGCAGCCGGCCGCCGTCCTGTTGCTGAGGCCGGAGGAACCGGGCTGGTTCCGTGTCGAGCGCATCGTTCGTGTCGAGTGA
- a CDS encoding sugar transferase gives MLGASDRPLGASPAASQPPYWVDSSPVVEGWGAFFTNVGSPPLAALALLVLLPLLALVALAVALTSRGPIIHRRRVLGQHGRQFDAFKFRTMVPDADAVLHGDPELLKQFRQTHKLQHDPESARVARPRP, from the coding sequence ATGCTAGGTGCGTCGGACCGGCCTCTCGGGGCGTCTCCAGCAGCGTCTCAGCCTCCGTATTGGGTGGACTCCTCCCCGGTTGTCGAGGGGTGGGGGGCCTTCTTCACGAATGTCGGCAGCCCGCCGCTCGCTGCGCTGGCCCTGCTGGTCCTGCTGCCATTGCTGGCGCTCGTCGCCCTCGCGGTGGCGTTGACGAGCCGCGGGCCCATCATTCATCGACGTCGCGTGTTGGGGCAACACGGGCGGCAGTTCGATGCCTTCAAGTTCCGCACGATGGTGCCCGATGCCGACGCGGTCCTGCACGGCGATCCGGAGCTGCTGAAGCAGTTCCGCCAAACGCACAAGCTGCAGCACGACCCGGAATCGGCCCGGGTCGCGCGACCTCGCCCATGA